One part of the Candidatus Aquiluna sp. UB-MaderosW2red genome encodes these proteins:
- the hpt gene encoding hypoxanthine phosphoribosyltransferase: MHLAHKDITKVLASKEQIQTRIQELAIHIDEFYQDKNVLLLGILKGAVPFMADLSRAMQIPSSQDWMAVSSYGSGTVSSGVVRILKDLDTDIKDRHVLIVEDIIDSGLTLSWLTANLAAREAKSVEIVALLRKPEAAKVKIDVRWVGFDIPNEFVVGYGLDYNEQYRSLDGVGVLAPSVYS, encoded by the coding sequence GTGCACCTCGCCCATAAAGACATCACCAAAGTTTTGGCCTCCAAGGAGCAAATCCAAACCCGAATCCAAGAGCTTGCGATCCACATCGATGAGTTCTATCAAGACAAGAACGTGCTGCTACTGGGAATCTTGAAGGGGGCTGTGCCATTCATGGCCGATCTATCAAGGGCCATGCAGATTCCGAGCAGCCAAGACTGGATGGCGGTTTCCTCCTACGGCTCTGGCACCGTGTCTTCAGGGGTGGTTCGAATTCTCAAAGACCTTGATACCGATATTAAAGACCGCCATGTTTTGATAGTCGAAGACATAATTGACTCTGGGCTAACACTTTCTTGGCTCACAGCCAATCTTGCAGCTCGTGAGGCAAAGTCTGTAGAGATAGTCGCTCTTTTGCGCAAGCCCGAGGCCGCCAAGGTGAAGATTGATGTCAGATGGGTGGGGTTTGATATTCCAAACGAATTTGTGGTGGGCTATGGGCTCGACTACAACGAGCAGTATCGATCACTAGATGGCGTTGGAGTGCTGGCGCCTTCTGTTTACAGTTAA
- the tilS gene encoding tRNA lysidine(34) synthetase TilS encodes MELRPRLTPAIADVRRAVRETLSKLNLVAGDTILVAVSGGGDSLALASATIFEANKLKLNVAAAIIDHGLQQNSDVVAQNTKQVCKALGLEPVLVSRVSVTQAGAGLEAAARNARYRELENIRVQLYASYIFLGHNQGDQAETVLLGLVRGSGLSAISGMREIDEERKLIRPLLGLTRSLLRQSVLDQGLEIWDDPQNLDEDFTRVKARRILAELEVELAPGIAESLSRTALLVQESEDYLLNQANQLMLQVMTDGGYAIELLAKAQIGLRRKTLHLIALANGAKSLSRSQVLEMDALVTNWHGQKPLSLSGITVERVNNQLVLLPGKPLNPGA; translated from the coding sequence ATGGAACTTAGACCTCGCCTGACCCCGGCAATAGCCGATGTCAGGCGCGCTGTTCGTGAGACTCTTTCGAAACTTAATCTTGTCGCTGGCGACACTATTTTAGTTGCGGTTTCTGGTGGTGGTGACTCTCTGGCGCTGGCCAGTGCCACCATATTCGAGGCGAACAAACTAAAACTTAACGTAGCTGCAGCAATAATCGATCACGGTCTGCAGCAGAACTCTGATGTGGTGGCCCAAAATACTAAGCAAGTGTGCAAAGCCCTTGGCCTAGAGCCGGTTCTGGTCTCGAGAGTCTCGGTTACCCAAGCTGGAGCGGGCTTAGAGGCGGCTGCAAGAAATGCTCGGTATCGAGAATTAGAAAATATTCGAGTGCAGCTTTATGCCAGTTACATTTTTTTGGGCCATAACCAGGGGGATCAGGCCGAGACGGTGTTGCTCGGTTTAGTTAGAGGCTCTGGGCTAAGTGCAATCTCTGGGATGCGCGAGATTGATGAGGAGCGGAAACTGATTCGGCCGCTTCTGGGTTTGACCCGCAGTCTGCTTCGACAAAGTGTGCTCGATCAGGGCCTAGAGATTTGGGATGACCCGCAGAATTTGGATGAGGATTTCACGCGGGTCAAAGCTCGCAGAATTTTAGCGGAGCTTGAGGTTGAGCTTGCCCCGGGTATTGCAGAATCGCTTTCCAGGACCGCGCTTTTGGTGCAGGAGTCGGAGGACTATTTACTCAACCAGGCCAATCAGCTGATGCTGCAGGTAATGACTGATGGGGGTTATGCGATCGAGTTGCTAGCAAAAGCTCAGATTGGGCTAAGGCGCAAGACGCTCCACTTGATTGCTTTAGCCAACGGAGCGAAGAGCCTGTCTCGTTCGCAAGTGCTTGAAATGGATGCGTTGGTTACAAACTGGCACGGACAGAAACCGCTGAGTCTTTCTGGCATTACAGTAGAGCGGGTAAATAATCAGCTAGTTTTGCTACCCGGCAAGCCATTGAACCCAGGAGCCTAA
- a CDS encoding inorganic diphosphatase, translating to MSYDVVIEIPRGSRNKYEIDHETGRVFLDRVLFTGFVYPTDYGYFENTLGGDGDPLDALVLLEYPLYPGVGVKVRAVGMLVMEDDGGVDEKVLCVPAKDPRWSHIKDLGDVPAQTKNEIEHFFTHYKDLEPNKWVKIQGWEELKATQKVIDAAYASYTH from the coding sequence TTGAGTTACGACGTAGTGATTGAGATACCGCGCGGTTCAAGAAATAAATACGAAATTGACCACGAGACCGGCAGAGTGTTTTTAGACCGAGTGTTGTTCACTGGCTTTGTTTATCCAACCGATTACGGCTATTTCGAAAACACTCTCGGTGGCGATGGCGACCCTCTAGATGCCTTGGTTCTGCTCGAATACCCCCTCTACCCGGGGGTTGGTGTCAAGGTTCGAGCAGTTGGCATGCTGGTGATGGAAGACGATGGTGGAGTGGATGAAAAAGTCCTCTGTGTTCCCGCCAAAGATCCACGCTGGTCTCACATCAAAGACCTAGGCGACGTTCCCGCTCAAACTAAAAACGAGATTGAGCACTTTTTTACTCACTACAAAGACCTAGAGCCAAATAAGTGGGTCAAGATTCAAGGCTGGGAAGAGCTAAAGGCGACTCAAAAGGTCATCGACGCGGCCTACGCAAGCTATACGCACTAG
- a CDS encoding sulfurtransferase, translating into MTTFKNSSKLLGLLVISLTTLSGCAATSNTSAPNSSSVAEVASEYEPGVTTTITNQGLVSRDWLEANATDPDLVILHIAAEEGVYERGHIPSARKLDWATGLTGGADRGIVGRASFETVGRDLGINQNSKIVVYGETHQLYATWAVWVFKIYGFNNVRLLDGGLANWEATGGELSLQVPTFSSGDFSPGEPNLNLRAFIEEVVVAAKTGDSDNTLIVDNRSLESYLGEVESGATFDGHVPSAESLFSFSLFTEENTYLDAANIAETYEAIGVTSDKEIILYCGTGLLASASWFALTQVLGFENVKNYDGSWTEYGNAENVPIESAGA; encoded by the coding sequence ATGACCACCTTCAAGAACTCTTCCAAGCTGCTAGGCCTCTTGGTCATTTCCCTCACCACACTTTCGGGCTGTGCCGCCACTTCAAACACCAGCGCACCAAATAGCTCGAGCGTTGCGGAGGTCGCAAGCGAGTATGAGCCGGGAGTCACCACCACAATCACTAATCAAGGCTTGGTTTCTCGGGATTGGCTCGAGGCCAATGCAACGGACCCCGATCTCGTAATTTTGCATATTGCTGCTGAGGAGGGGGTCTATGAAAGAGGCCACATTCCTTCGGCACGGAAGCTCGATTGGGCCACTGGACTCACCGGTGGTGCTGATCGAGGAATAGTCGGAAGGGCCAGTTTCGAAACTGTTGGCCGCGATTTGGGTATCAACCAGAATTCCAAGATTGTGGTCTATGGGGAGACCCACCAGCTCTATGCCACCTGGGCGGTTTGGGTCTTTAAGATTTATGGATTCAATAACGTCAGGCTTTTAGATGGCGGTCTCGCGAACTGGGAGGCAACCGGAGGGGAGCTTTCATTGCAGGTTCCAACTTTTAGTTCAGGGGACTTTTCACCTGGTGAGCCCAATTTGAACCTGAGGGCCTTTATCGAAGAGGTAGTTGTTGCGGCGAAGACCGGGGACTCTGACAACACCCTGATTGTTGACAATCGGTCACTCGAGTCTTACCTGGGCGAGGTTGAGTCCGGTGCCACTTTCGATGGTCACGTTCCTAGTGCTGAGAGCCTGTTCAGTTTCAGCCTCTTCACCGAAGAAAATACCTACCTTGATGCCGCCAACATAGCCGAAACCTATGAGGCGATAGGCGTCACCTCAGACAAAGAAATCATTCTGTATTGCGGAACCGGGCTGCTGGCTAGCGCTTCCTGGTTTGCATTGACCCAGGTTCTCGGGTTTGAGAACGTGAAGAATTACGACGGTTCATGGACCGAATATGGCAACGCCGAAAACGTCCCAATTGAATCGGCTGGGGCCTAA
- a CDS encoding YeeE/YedE family protein, which yields MATQQAELASPERTGPVWTKADSVRSLVALGLIGFLVWLATWLAASEDFGSQASISLVLGAALGIAFERGRFCFFCIWRDAIDRNYNSGLLAIYTAIGVGAIGYTVLFGIFQADPARGLPTGAHIGPVSIALVVAAFVFGLGMALSGACISGHIYRLAEGSLRAIVALLGTVIGFFLAYQSWNPLYNLTISAAPTIWLPSYLGYGGALLLTLLVLGILIYLALKRADPKENKAIAQASATPTQLRDNLLKKRWTPWATGSIVGLVGVAAYLQVEPLGTTRQINSWSQNLASNLNIRPETLEGMDTFAGCIAVVGEIITNNGWLILGLFIAALAAAIASNRFGFESITIANSGTALLGGVMLGWGSFTALGCTVGVLLTGTQSFAISGWIFLVFAFLGTFLGVKLKLNRI from the coding sequence ATGGCGACCCAGCAGGCTGAACTGGCCAGTCCCGAAAGGACTGGGCCAGTTTGGACCAAAGCCGATAGCGTTCGATCACTAGTTGCCCTTGGGCTGATTGGCTTTTTAGTCTGGCTGGCCACCTGGTTAGCCGCTAGTGAAGACTTTGGTTCCCAGGCCTCGATCTCATTGGTTCTAGGGGCTGCACTGGGAATTGCGTTTGAACGTGGTCGCTTTTGTTTCTTCTGTATCTGGCGTGACGCAATAGATAGAAATTACAACTCTGGGCTGCTTGCTATCTATACCGCAATCGGGGTCGGAGCAATCGGTTACACCGTGCTTTTCGGAATCTTTCAGGCTGATCCCGCCAGGGGGCTTCCAACTGGAGCCCACATTGGTCCGGTGAGCATCGCCTTGGTAGTTGCAGCATTCGTGTTTGGACTAGGCATGGCGCTTTCTGGTGCTTGTATCTCTGGCCACATATATCGCTTGGCCGAAGGGTCGCTGCGCGCGATTGTTGCCTTATTGGGCACCGTAATCGGATTCTTCCTCGCCTATCAAAGCTGGAACCCGCTTTATAACCTCACTATCAGTGCCGCACCCACTATTTGGTTGCCCAGCTATCTTGGCTACGGTGGGGCACTGCTTTTGACTCTTTTAGTGCTTGGGATTCTGATTTACCTAGCGCTAAAACGGGCAGACCCCAAAGAAAATAAGGCAATTGCCCAAGCCTCTGCAACCCCAACTCAGCTCCGGGATAACCTTTTGAAAAAACGCTGGACACCCTGGGCCACTGGATCGATAGTGGGCTTGGTGGGAGTCGCGGCATATCTGCAAGTGGAACCGCTTGGCACTACTAGGCAAATCAACTCCTGGAGTCAAAATCTCGCATCCAATCTGAACATCCGCCCTGAGACATTGGAAGGAATGGATACTTTTGCCGGCTGTATTGCGGTGGTGGGTGAAATAATCACTAATAATGGCTGGCTAATTTTAGGTCTGTTTATCGCGGCACTCGCGGCGGCGATAGCGAGTAATAGATTCGGCTTCGAATCAATCACGATTGCCAACTCAGGGACGGCCCTACTGGGCGGAGTTATGCTCGGCTGGGGATCTTTCACCGCGCTCGGGTGCACGGTGGGAGTCCTTCTTACCGGCACTCAAAGTTTCGCCATATCCGGTTGGATCTTTCTGGTCTTCGCCTTTTTAGGAACCTTCCTCGGAGTCAAACTCAAACTGAATAGGATCTAA
- a CDS encoding redoxin domain-containing protein, producing MRKNISRLIAMSTLALLLAGCAATLPGKDSGQLPEFSAQTISGENYSSVELADRGALIWFWTPWCAICAQESADIVALTEANPDLLVIGIAGYGSSEEMAAFTQRTNTAYLTHLNDETGALWSAFQVPIQPSLVAVNRQGELRLNIGPTSAGDLQALADWVK from the coding sequence TTGAGAAAAAACATTAGTCGATTGATTGCGATGAGCACGCTGGCACTATTACTTGCAGGCTGTGCTGCAACCCTGCCGGGCAAAGATAGCGGCCAGCTTCCCGAGTTTTCAGCTCAGACTATTTCAGGGGAAAATTACTCGAGCGTTGAATTGGCAGATCGGGGGGCACTGATTTGGTTCTGGACTCCCTGGTGCGCGATTTGTGCCCAGGAGTCAGCAGACATTGTCGCCCTCACAGAGGCCAATCCAGATTTATTGGTTATTGGGATTGCCGGGTATGGATCTTCCGAAGAAATGGCAGCTTTCACCCAACGCACGAACACCGCGTACTTGACCCATCTGAACGATGAAACTGGCGCTCTCTGGTCTGCATTCCAGGTTCCCATTCAACCTTCCCTAGTGGCGGTAAATCGCCAAGGCGAATTACGCCTAAACATTGGACCCACCTCGGCAGGGGATTTGCAAGCGCTAGCTGACTGGGTCAAGTAG
- a CDS encoding cytochrome c biogenesis CcdA family protein, whose amino-acid sequence MLEINLALALTAGILATFNPCGFALLPAYLTSMILIKEEPGATATAPYFRAVRFAVAFSLGLLVIFAAIGLLVFPISYAIQECLPFVTGLMGLVLIVLGVLLLWGKSPIMAKFLNPNIAPGRSFVTQFGYGVTYALASLSCTIGPFLAITTGAVQQQNLIQLLAVFTSYSLGMAATVFVLATITAAAKQTVLKKIRQAYPIIEKGTALLLVVVGSYFLLYAWYELQLYQGFNFENPIIEAVTRLQGQVASFAGTTGPWPFLVIALAILLTVTFLKRRKHKTPLD is encoded by the coding sequence TTGCTCGAAATCAATCTCGCACTGGCTTTGACGGCAGGAATTCTTGCCACCTTCAACCCGTGCGGTTTTGCTTTATTACCGGCCTATCTGACCTCGATGATCCTTATCAAGGAGGAGCCCGGCGCAACCGCCACCGCCCCGTATTTTCGGGCCGTGAGGTTTGCTGTTGCTTTTTCCCTCGGGCTGCTTGTGATCTTCGCCGCCATTGGACTGCTGGTTTTCCCAATTTCCTACGCTATTCAGGAATGCCTGCCTTTTGTTACCGGGCTTATGGGGCTCGTGCTGATTGTTCTTGGAGTCCTATTACTTTGGGGCAAAAGTCCCATTATGGCTAAATTTCTAAATCCGAACATCGCTCCTGGCAGGTCATTCGTAACTCAATTTGGATATGGAGTTACCTATGCTTTGGCTTCGCTCTCCTGCACCATAGGGCCATTTTTGGCAATCACTACTGGGGCAGTCCAGCAACAAAACTTGATCCAACTTCTCGCCGTTTTCACTAGCTACTCGCTGGGGATGGCTGCGACTGTCTTTGTTTTAGCGACCATAACCGCTGCTGCCAAGCAAACAGTGCTCAAAAAAATCCGACAGGCTTATCCAATAATTGAAAAGGGCACCGCCTTGCTCTTGGTTGTCGTCGGAAGCTACTTCTTGCTCTACGCCTGGTATGAATTGCAGCTCTACCAAGGATTTAACTTTGAGAATCCGATCATCGAAGCGGTGACTAGGCTGCAGGGCCAGGTGGCGAGTTTTGCAGGAACCACCGGCCCATGGCCATTCCTTGTTATCGCTCTAGCTATTTTGCTGACAGTCACTTTTCTGAAACGCCGAAAGCATAAAACGCCTCTTGACTAA
- a CDS encoding flavodoxin family protein produces the protein MSTFTNLKALFVNCTLKLSPELSHTQGLIDLSARVMESQGVQVETLRLVDHTVPAGVFPDMTKYGHEKDDWLELWPKFLEADILVVAGPIWLGENSSAMRVLIERLYAMSGEINEKGQYRYYGKVAGTLLSGNEDGLKHSAMSNLYALQHVGYTIPPQADAGWIGGIGPGPSYMDKDSGGPENEFANRNTTFMSWNLMHLAQLLKSNDSYPRLGNSRVDWDNGIRPGFAL, from the coding sequence ATGAGTACATTTACCAATTTGAAGGCTTTATTCGTTAATTGCACTCTAAAGCTCTCGCCAGAGCTTTCTCATACTCAAGGCTTGATAGACCTCAGCGCCAGGGTGATGGAATCTCAAGGTGTCCAGGTTGAGACACTTAGGCTCGTGGACCACACGGTTCCCGCCGGTGTATTTCCCGATATGACAAAGTACGGCCACGAAAAAGACGACTGGTTGGAATTATGGCCGAAGTTCCTTGAGGCTGATATTTTGGTGGTCGCAGGCCCAATTTGGCTTGGTGAAAACTCTTCTGCGATGCGAGTGTTGATTGAGCGGCTCTATGCGATGAGCGGGGAGATAAACGAAAAAGGCCAGTACCGCTATTACGGCAAAGTTGCTGGGACCCTGCTCTCAGGTAACGAAGACGGTCTGAAGCACTCAGCAATGAGCAACCTTTACGCTCTGCAGCACGTTGGTTACACAATCCCTCCCCAGGCAGATGCCGGCTGGATTGGGGGGATTGGGCCCGGTCCGAGCTATATGGACAAGGATTCCGGTGGCCCAGAAAATGAATTTGCCAACCGCAACACCACGTTCATGAGCTGGAACTTAATGCACCTAGCTCAGCTACTCAAGTCAAACGATTCTTACCCAAGACTTGGCAATTCTCGGGTCGATTGGGATAACGGGATTCGCCCGGGGTTTGCGCTCTAA
- a CDS encoding bifunctional alpha/beta hydrolase/OsmC family protein, with translation MDFAFQGSKSTLSGRISHPDSQLSAVAVFAHCFTCSKEIPAVKRITSRLSHHGIAVMSFDFTGLGHSHGNFADTNFSTNVLDLKLAIEHLKSIGMAPTLLIGHSLGGAAVLQVASELFEIQAVVTIGAPSNPKHLEKLLAGHIAEIAGEGEAKVSLANREFVIKEQFLKDIQDSEILTCVRKMKAALLILHAPLDNTVGIENAEEIFRAAQHPKSFVSLDDADHLLKKVRDSEYVADIISSWSSRYLNLRTPKTSPNSGDGPVLVSEVAADKFQQDILFGQKHTLLADYPTDFGGLDTGPTPYQLIAAALGACTSITIRIYAKRNKIPLVCVSVEVTQDKRHAEVDPEGIPTYSHFLRKIRLTGPLTSEQRESLIAIANKCPIQGTLEAISQIETIDVSLEARPPMS, from the coding sequence GTGGACTTTGCGTTCCAGGGTTCAAAAAGCACTTTATCGGGAAGAATTTCTCACCCCGATAGTCAGTTGAGTGCGGTTGCGGTTTTTGCCCACTGCTTCACCTGCTCAAAAGAGATACCGGCTGTCAAAAGAATCACTTCACGGCTCAGTCACCATGGGATTGCGGTGATGAGCTTCGACTTCACGGGCCTGGGTCACTCGCACGGAAATTTTGCTGACACAAACTTTTCGACAAATGTGCTGGATTTAAAATTAGCCATCGAGCATCTGAAATCCATCGGCATGGCGCCGACCCTACTGATTGGACATTCCCTAGGCGGAGCTGCCGTGCTTCAGGTCGCTAGCGAGCTTTTTGAAATTCAAGCTGTAGTGACAATCGGGGCTCCATCAAACCCGAAACATCTCGAAAAACTGCTGGCGGGACATATCGCAGAAATTGCGGGTGAAGGAGAGGCGAAGGTCAGCCTCGCAAATCGCGAATTTGTCATAAAAGAGCAGTTTCTAAAAGACATTCAAGACTCGGAAATTTTGACCTGCGTTCGAAAAATGAAGGCGGCGCTGTTGATTCTGCATGCCCCATTGGATAACACCGTCGGGATTGAAAATGCTGAGGAGATCTTCCGAGCCGCACAGCACCCCAAGAGTTTTGTGTCACTCGATGACGCAGACCACCTTTTGAAAAAAGTCAGGGACAGCGAATATGTAGCCGACATTATTTCAAGCTGGTCCTCTAGATACCTAAACCTGCGCACTCCTAAAACTTCTCCCAATTCGGGCGACGGACCTGTGCTTGTCTCAGAGGTGGCAGCGGATAAGTTTCAGCAAGACATATTATTTGGTCAAAAGCACACTTTGTTAGCTGATTATCCCACTGATTTTGGTGGGCTGGACACCGGGCCGACCCCCTATCAGCTGATCGCCGCAGCGCTTGGTGCCTGCACCTCCATCACGATTCGGATCTATGCAAAGCGCAATAAGATTCCGCTAGTTTGCGTGAGCGTAGAAGTCACTCAAGATAAAAGACATGCGGAGGTTGACCCGGAAGGTATACCTACCTACTCTCACTTTTTAAGAAAAATAAGGCTCACCGGCCCGCTGACTTCCGAACAGCGAGAGTCTCTGATCGCAATCGCAAATAAGTGCCCTATTCAAGGGACTCTTGAAGCCATTTCACAGATCGAAACTATCGATGTCAGCTTGGAAGCCAGACCCCCGATGTCATAG
- a CDS encoding NlpC/P60 family protein, producing the protein MSSVNKVLVSLAGLGVLISTIALSPAYGVPDYPTAAEVATAKANVQTKKQMVTRIEGILDELQSEADALEKVALVKNEQFNQATKLVNDMSSKVTDLEQKVTEAADEATLAQEQLGQIVARMYRQGTSGNTSLELFFNPDSSEQLLYQLGTQRIIAQRTDSIYQAALDKQAQAKELANELSAARTELQDREAGAKKLYQEAQDAANAVISKVNQSERERASMMNQLASLTDTASDLERQRREGLEAERRQNLVKAAPSAPELYSVGDPDFAKVEAAIAFASEQLGERYVLGGAGPNVWDCSGITMKSYASTGVYIGWHSATAQFNVLASQEKLVPFQQIQRGDLIWWTQSSSFSGDKYHVAIYLGDGMMLESPNPARTVRIVPVRYGEIVPYAGRPTA; encoded by the coding sequence TTGTCTTCGGTAAATAAGGTTCTGGTCTCATTGGCCGGCCTTGGCGTCCTGATCAGCACCATCGCTCTATCCCCCGCCTACGGAGTTCCCGACTACCCCACCGCCGCCGAAGTGGCCACCGCCAAGGCCAATGTTCAAACCAAAAAACAGATGGTCACCCGCATTGAGGGAATTCTTGATGAACTGCAATCAGAAGCGGACGCTCTGGAAAAAGTAGCACTGGTAAAAAACGAGCAGTTCAACCAGGCCACTAAGTTAGTGAACGACATGTCTTCAAAGGTAACCGACCTGGAGCAAAAGGTTACTGAGGCTGCAGATGAGGCAACACTGGCCCAAGAACAGCTAGGCCAGATTGTGGCTCGAATGTATCGCCAGGGCACCAGCGGAAATACCTCTCTCGAACTCTTTTTCAACCCGGATAGCTCTGAGCAACTTTTATACCAGCTCGGCACACAGCGCATCATTGCCCAGCGAACCGACTCCATCTACCAGGCAGCTCTTGATAAGCAAGCTCAAGCCAAAGAGTTGGCCAATGAGTTATCGGCCGCTAGAACAGAACTGCAGGACCGAGAAGCGGGGGCCAAGAAGCTTTATCAAGAAGCTCAGGACGCCGCAAACGCGGTAATCTCCAAGGTAAATCAGTCTGAGCGCGAGCGAGCCAGCATGATGAATCAATTGGCCTCTTTGACCGATACCGCCTCGGATTTAGAACGCCAACGGCGCGAAGGTCTAGAGGCTGAGCGCAGACAGAACCTTGTGAAGGCAGCTCCGAGCGCCCCGGAGCTTTACAGCGTTGGAGATCCAGATTTTGCGAAGGTGGAAGCGGCAATCGCTTTTGCTTCTGAGCAGCTCGGAGAGCGCTACGTTCTTGGCGGGGCCGGGCCAAATGTTTGGGACTGCTCGGGTATCACAATGAAGAGCTACGCCTCAACTGGCGTGTATATCGGCTGGCACTCGGCAACTGCGCAATTTAACGTTCTTGCCAGCCAGGAAAAGTTAGTGCCATTCCAGCAGATTCAACGTGGCGATTTGATTTGGTGGACCCAGTCGAGTTCGTTTTCGGGAGATAAGTATCACGTAGCTATCTACTTGGGCGATGGGATGATGCTGGAATCTCCTAACCCGGCGAGAACAGTTCGCATTGTTCCAGTTCGCTACGGTGAAATCGTTCCTTACGCTGGCCGGCCTACCGCTTAG
- a CDS encoding DMT family transporter, whose amino-acid sequence MTIIFGLLSAFSYGYADFVGALAAKKVRALTVTVFSFSVGLAIALIASLFVGSDFSSETLRLGVMAGICSAIAISCLYQALALGPISIVSPFTAVLSALVPVIVDVSLGQKLSAFAGLAIALILIAVVLVAFVPGSKVRLPSLRATLYSVAAGLSFSGIFLILDATAKDSGLGPLVVMRSVGVILLFCALVAVWLRNRKKPFIETEIKNLKLIGLIFLAGTGDVIGNIAFLVATRQGALAIAAVLTSLYPVGTILLARIVLKERIALSQAVGIGIALGACVLLAVG is encoded by the coding sequence GTGACCATAATCTTTGGTTTACTATCCGCCTTTTCCTATGGCTATGCGGATTTCGTAGGGGCACTCGCCGCAAAAAAAGTACGTGCCCTGACCGTAACCGTCTTCTCCTTCAGTGTTGGTCTCGCAATCGCGCTCATTGCCTCACTTTTTGTCGGCTCTGATTTCTCCTCAGAAACCCTGCGGCTAGGAGTGATGGCGGGAATTTGTTCTGCCATCGCCATCAGTTGTCTTTATCAAGCGCTGGCTCTCGGGCCGATATCAATAGTCAGCCCATTCACCGCCGTCTTGAGCGCGCTTGTGCCGGTGATAGTCGATGTTTCGTTGGGTCAAAAGCTAAGCGCCTTTGCGGGATTGGCGATAGCGCTGATTCTGATCGCAGTCGTATTAGTGGCTTTCGTGCCGGGGTCTAAGGTTCGATTGCCCTCGCTTCGGGCGACCCTCTATTCGGTTGCCGCCGGGCTGAGCTTCTCTGGGATATTTTTGATTCTGGATGCCACAGCTAAGGATTCCGGGCTCGGTCCTTTGGTGGTGATGCGAAGCGTGGGTGTAATTTTGCTGTTCTGCGCCCTGGTGGCAGTTTGGCTTAGAAACAGAAAAAAACCGTTTATTGAGACTGAAATCAAAAATCTCAAGCTAATAGGACTAATCTTTCTAGCTGGAACTGGTGACGTGATTGGAAACATTGCTTTTTTGGTGGCAACCCGGCAGGGAGCGCTCGCCATCGCGGCAGTGTTGACATCGTTATATCCGGTTGGAACTATTTTGCTGGCGCGAATCGTTTTAAAAGAACGAATTGCGCTTTCGCAAGCGGTTGGTATTGGAATCGCCCTGGGGGCATGCGTCCTTCTGGCTGTTGGCTAA